The Gemmatimonadaceae bacterium DNA segment GCGTTGAACGACCCGGCGATACCCGGTCCGATGGCGTCCTCGATCATGCCGCGGTCGCTGAGCCCGGTCAACGCCAACGAGCGCGTACTGAACTGTCCCTGGTAGGCGAGGTTATGAATGGTGAACACGGTGGCGATGTGTCCAAACGTGTACGAGTACATCGTCTTCATGTAGTTGGCCAACAGCGCCGTATGCCAGTCATGACTGTGCACCACCTCGGGTTGCCATCCTTCGACTTCACGCAAGTGCTGCATGAGCGCCAGGATGCCGCGTGTGAACAGGATGAATCGGCGATCATCATCGTGCTCGCCGTAAATGGCGCTCCGCTCGAATGCCGCTGGAATGTCCAGCAGGTACGTGGGCACCGCGCTATCGGTCAATCGCCACACGCGGAGCTCCTCCGAGCCACTGCCAACCGGCAGAAACGTGGCAGCGATCGGTCCTTCCATCGGCACCCCCCGCTCCCGCAGTTCGCGATAGCGGGGCATCACCACGCGTACGTCGTGGCCGGCCGAGCGGAGTGCGGCGGGGAGCGCACCGGCGACATCGGCCAGGCCTCCGGTCTTGATGAACGGGGCTACTTCTGCAGCGGCGAACAGGACGTGCATGGGCGGACGGGCAGGCGGTTATCGTGACGGGCACAGCCGAATCGGGTACTGCGCCAATGTACGTGATACCACACCCTTCCGCCGCTTGCACCCGTTCAACATGATTCTGGTATGACGCCCCTGCATCGCCACGGAACGCTGGCGCGCACCGCCATGGCCTATGTACTGGCCGGCGGGCGCGGCTCTCGCCTGTATGAACTCACCGACCGCCGCGCGAAGCCCGCGGTCTATTTTGGCGGTAAAACCCGCATCATCGACTTTGCCCTGTCGAATGCGCTCAACTCCGGAATTCGCCGTATTGGCGTGGCCACCCAGTACAAGGCGCACAGCCTGATCAGGCATTTGCAGCGTGGCTGGGACTTCTTCCGGCCGGAGCGCAACGAAAGCTTCGACATCCTGCCGGCCAGCCAGCGCGTGTCTGAAACGCAGTGGTACGAAGGGACCGCCGACGCGGTGTTCCAGAACATCGATATCATCGAGGCGTACCACCCGGAGTTCATGGTCGTCCTGGCCGGCGACCACGTGTACAAGATGGACTACGAGCTGATGCTGCAGCAGCACGTGGACCAGGGTGCCGACGTGACCGTGGGTGTGCTGGAGGTGCCGCGACTTGAAGCGTCAGGATTTGGTGTGATGCACGTGGACGCGAGCGATCGCATTGTCTCGTTCCTGGAGAAGCCGGCCGACCCGCCGGGTATTCCCGGCAATCCTGACATGGCGCTGGCCAGCATGGGGATTTATGTCTTCAACACCGCGTACCTGTTTGAGCTGCTGCGTCGTGATGCGGCCGACCCCACGTCCAGTCGCGATTTCGGCAAGGACCTCATCCCCTATGTCGTGGCGCACGGCAAGGCGGTGGCGCATCGCTTCAGCACCTCGTGTGTAAAGGCGGAGTCGGAGGTGGAGGCCTACTGGCGTGACGCAGGCACGGTGGACGCCTACTGGGAAGCCAACATCGATCTTACCAGCGTGACGCCGTCGCTCGACCTCTACGATCAGAACTGGCCCATCTGGACGTACAGCGAGATCACGCCGCCGGCCAAGTTCGTGCACAATGAAGACAGTCGACGAGGTCTCGCGCTCAACTCGCTCGTGTCAGGTGGCTGCATCGTGTCGGGCGCGCGTATTCACAAGACGCTGCTGTTCACCGGCGTCAAAGTGCACTCGTGGGCCTATCTGGACGGCGCCGTCGTGCAGCCCTATGTGGACATCGGTCGCTCGGCACGTCTGCGAAACGTGGTGATCGACCGTGGTACGCGCATTCCGGCGGGGCTCGTGGTGGGCGAAGACGCGACGTTGGACGCCAAACGATTCCGACGGACCGACAAGGGCAGGGTGCTGATCACGCAATCGATGATTGACAATCTGGGAAAGTAGCGTCGAGCCCGTTCGGGCGATTGCCAGATGCCGCCTACTTCGCCAACATCGCGGCCAACGCCGACGCGAGCTCTTCCGAATAGCGCCCGTTGCCGTGCCACAGCACGCGGCCTCCGCGCGCCACCAGATATATCCGGATCTGGCTTTCACTGTCGATCCCCAGCGCCTGCTTGAACGGGGACTTGTCGATGTACAGGGTGATGGTGGCTTCGCGGGTTGCACGTTCCGGAATGCCCCGAGCCATGCCGCCATCAATGACCCCGCGCATGAACCGGTAGCCCCGATTGAGCGTCGGCAACTCGTACACGCGCACATCGCTTCGGCGGGCCGTCGTTTCACGGAGAAAGGGCAGCCACGTGTCGACATCGTTCTGCTGCTCACGCTTGAAGGCCACCAGCACGACGTTGAAATCGCCCCCGAAGTCGGCAGGTAACGAGAATTTGCGACCCTCGAGATTGGACCCCGAGACGGATGGGAACAGGCGCGCGGAGTCGGCCGCCTGTTGATAGGGCGGCTGTCCGAGGGACACGCGGGGAATTCCAGACGAGAGGGCAAGCAGCAGCGCCACGGCGACCTTCATGATCGGTAAACCCTGTGAAGCGACGTGGTGTTCCCCCCGCGCCTACTTAGGGGTATCGGCCCGCTCGGCCTGCCGTTTGGCGTTGAACCGCTGCGCCTCCCCAATGCGCTCGACCTCCAGTGCGACGGCATCCACCGACTGCTGCAGTAACTCAATCCGCTCGTCCGTCGGCCCAGCGCGCTGCTGGATGTCAGGTTCCGCACCCCTGAACAGCCTCCAGACGGCGTACACCCCCAACAGCGTGAGCACCACGTGCAAGCCGGCATGCGACCACTCACTCAGCATGGCGGCATACCCGGCCCCGCCCAGATTCACCAGGGTGAACACGACTGCGACACCACGCCACATTTTGACCCGTCGAACCATGAGGCACTCCTGTCAGGTGGGGAGAATCATCCATACGGACATGCGGATTCGGGGGTTTCCGTGTACCACAGTGTCGCGCCGATCGGCGCTCATGCATTGTTCAGGTGAGGCACGGTTCACCCGATTCTGTCCAACCCGATGATACCGATTCCCACATCGATGCTCACTGGCGCGGCCGCCACGCTTGGCGGTGCCCTGGTGATGCTCGGCTGGCGAATGCGCGAGACGCAGCGGCCGGTGACGGTACCCCTCATCGTGATTCCGCCGCTGGGGATGAGCACCGGTTTCTGCATGTTTCTCTATCCGCCGTCGAGGATTCCGCTCAGCTGGGCGTTGGGTGCATTCGCGCTGGGCGCCCTGGTGCTGGCCGAGCCGTTGCGGCGATCATCGCGACTGGAGTGGCGTGGCACTGACATTGTCCTCAGGCGCTCACGCGCATTTCTGTGGATCCTGGTGGGGCTCGTGGCCGCGCGCTTCGCACTGCGCGGATACATCGGCCATCTCGTGTCACCGATGCAGACGGCCGGTGTGCTGTTTGTGCTGGCGTTCGGGATGATTTCCCGGTGGCGAGTCAGCATGTACATGGAGTATCAGCGGCTGGTACGCGCGGGTCCTGCCATCGCCACCTGATCGCTGTCCCGGGTTGGGGGAATTGTCGGCAAGCGACGCCGTGGGGCTGTATGTTCTCGTCGGCCCCGCTGCCCGCCTCACAAACTCCCCCCCGCCCATGCTCCGTCGACTGCTCTCCGTCGCACTCTGCGCCGTTTCTCTGGCTGTCACGCTCGCTGCGCAGACCAAGCCCTGATCACGCCGAAAGACCTCGGCAAGTGGGAATCCCTGGGAGCCACGCGGCTGTCGCCAAACGGCGCGTATCTGTCGTACGGGATCACGCGAGGCAATGAGGAGAATGAGCTGCGTGTGCGCGCCAGCGCGCGCGATTCCACGGTGGTCATTCCGTACGGGTTGAGCGCCTCCTTTTCGGCCGACTCCAGGTGGCTCGCGTATCTGGTTGGTGTGGCGCCGAAAGAGCGGGACCGATTGCTGAAGGACAAGAAGCCGGTGCGCAACGCCTTCGCGCTTCGCAACCTCACCACCGGTGAGACCATCACCATTCCCGACGTCAGCGCGTTCACCTTCAATCCGTCTGGCGGGTTTGTGTCGGTTACGAAGTACGCCGCCGAGGGGAAGAAGACCAACGACGTGCTGGTGCTGGATCTGGCAAAGGGTACGCGGTTGTTGTTCAGCAACGTGGTGGAGCAGCAGTGGAGCGACGCAAAGCCGTTGTTCGCGTTCACAGTGTTGGTGGACGGTGGGGCCGGAAACGGCGTGCAACTGTATGACGGCGCATCGGGTTCCGTTCGCGTGCTGGAGTCCGCGCCCAACGTGTACCGCGCGCTCTCGTGGCGGCCCAAGTCGGACGACCTGGCCGTGTTGCGCTCCAATGTGCAGAAGGAATTCGCCGATACCGCGCATGTGATTCTCGTCTGGAGCGGAGCGGGCTCGGCGGCGTCGACGCCACGCACGCTGGATGCGGCCACGGCGACGACATTTCCGACGAGCGTGCGCATTGCCGACTATCGGCGTCCGACGTGGTCGCGTGACGGACGCACGCTGTACTTCGGCGTGCGGCAACGTGAACCCGTGGCTGATGCGCCGAAGAAGAGTGACGAAAAGGTGTCCGACGTGGAGATCTGGCACACCAACGATGTGCACGTGATCCCCGATCAGCGGAGCTCCGAACAACGCGATCTGCGCGCCACCATGCTTGCCGCGTGGCGGATGCAGGATGGCACGGTGGTGCAATTGGGCAGCGATCCCAATGAGGCGACAGCCGTGCTGGAGGGCGACGCCCTCGCCACGGAAGTCGATCGCAAACCCTATCCGTTTGGCCAGAAGTTTGGTCGGCGCGATCAGGACCTGTGGACGGTGGACATTGCCAGCGGTAGTCGCAAGAAGTTGCTGACGAAAGTGCGCGAGCTGTTCCCGGCCGATCCCACGGGCAAGCGCGTGCCGTGGTTTGATGGTCGTGACTACTGGGTGGTGGATGTGTCCAGTGGTGCACGCACGAACCTGACCGCGACATTGCGGGCATCCAAGGGTGTCGACTTTGTCGATCGCGCCGACGACCATCCCAGCGATGTCTTGCCGTCCATCGGATCGCCAACGTGGACCAGGGACGGGGCCACGATGCTGGTGAACTCTGCGTACGACGTGTGGGCGCTGGCGCTTGACGGCTCCGGTGGCCGTAGACTCACCGATGGCGCGCGCGAGCAGTTGGAGCATCGCGTGGTGTCGTTCGTCGGATTTGGCGCATCGGCGGCCGATCGCGCGGTGGATCTCGCCAAGCCCGTGTATCTCGCGCTGTACGGCACGCGCAGCAAGAAGAGCGGATACGCACGCCTGATGCCCAATGGCGACGTGCAACGACTGGCGCTGGCCGATGCATCGATTGCGAGTTTGTCCAAGGCCGACAGCACCGATCGCTATGCCTTCGTTCGACAGTCGTTTGAGGAGTCGCCCAACGCGTATGTTGCTGGCGCCGACCTGGCCACTCCACAGCGTTGGTCGGAGACGAATGCCTTCCAGAAGGAGTATGCCTGGGGGAAGGCCGAGCTGATGAATTTCACCAGCACCATCGGGAAACCGTTGCAGGCCATTCTGTACTACCCGGCCAACTACGATGCGAAGAAGAAGTACCCAATGATCGTGTATACGTACGAGTTACTCTCGCAGGGGCTGCACCGGTATATCGTGCCGCGCGAGAACGACTACTACAATGCCAACGTGTTCACGCAGAACGGGTACTTCGTGCTTATGCCGGACATTGTCTTCCGTCCGCGCGAACCTGGCATTGCCGTGCTGCACTCGGTGGAGGCGGCCGTGAAGTCGGTCATTGCTCGCGGGTTGGTGGACCCGGCCAACATCGGCCATTGCGGTCACTCGCAGGGCGGTTATGAGGCCTACTATCTGGCCACGCACAGCACGCTGTTCAAGACGGCCGTGGCTGGTGCGGGCATTACCGACATGTGGAGCTTTGCGGGACAGATGCACTGGAGCAACGTCCCCGAGTTTGATCACTGGGAGACAGGGCAGTTCCGCATGCAGGTGGCCCCGTGGGAAGATCCCCAGGCGATGATTCGCAATTCGCCGCTCAACCGCGTGCAGGTGATGGCGGCCAAGAGCATCCTCATGGAGATTGGCGGCGAAGATCCCACGGTGGACATGCGGCAGGGTGTGGAGTTCTACAACTACGCGCGTCGCGCCGGCAAGGATGCCGTCATGCTGCTGTACCCCGGCGAAGGCCACGGCCTGGGCAAACGCGAGAATGCCATCGACTATGAGCGACGCATTCTGCAGTGGTTTGCCCACTACCTGAAGGGCGAGACGTCGGCCAAGTGGATCACGGACGGTCAGACCTGGCTGCAACGCAAAGCCCTGCTGGACGCGAACAAGTAGCGCGAGTCGCGAAACAACAATCGGGGCGCCGCGAGCTGCGCGGCGCCCCGATATGCATGGTGGCCGTTAGTTGGAGCGACCTTTCGACATCATGCGTCCAATCATGCCGCCCGCACCGCCGCCAACGGCGCCCGAGATCAACGGGAAGAGGATTTGGACAATCTGGAAATCAGGCCACTGGCCAGTGGCAACGGCCGCCAGTCCGCCCACGACACTGCTCACGCCGCCGGCGATGGCACCGTTGGTCGCCGTCGTGCCGGCCGCCGCTCCAGGCGCACTGCGGGCAACCATGGCCCCGGTGACCGTCGCCAGCAGCGTGCCGCAGATGGCGTAGAAGTTCGGCATCGCGGAGACCGCTGGCACGTACTTGCCGATGACTACCATCAGGGCCTGCATCACGATACCGGTGATCGTGGACTTCATGAGCGGGTTCGATCCCATTGGACGGCTCCGGGCTTGGGTGAGTGCTGACGAGCCGAAGGCTCTTGTGTGTTGAGACAACGGTCCCTCCCGGACGGTTCGCTGTCAATATTCGAAGGCCCACTGACACTCGCGCCACCACGGCCCCCGCAATCATGCCGATCATGCCCGCTCCCAGAAAGATCAAACTTACGTCGCAGCTCACGCTGTCCTACGTCGACGTTGGGGACCCTCGGGCGAGGGACGTTCTGGTTCTCATCCCCGGTCTCAGCGACTCGTGGCGGAGTTACGAGCGCGTTCTTCCACTCCTGCCTGCATCGATCCGGACCATTGCCATTTCGCCGCGGGGCCACGGGGATTCGGACAAGCCGCAAACGAACTACGCTGTCCACGACTACGCGAAGGATCTGGGGCTGCTTGTCGACGCTCTCGCGCTTCCCAAGGTGGTCGTTGCAGGCCACTCCTCAGCCTCCCTCGTCGCGCGGCGATTCGCGCTCGATCACGCGGAACGAGTCGCCGGGGTGATCCTTGAGGGCTCGTTCGTCAGGCTCGGCGATCACGCGGCCTCTGTGGGAGCGGCGTTTGCTGCACTGAAGGATCCGGTCGCGCGCGACTTCGTACGCGACTTCGTTGGTGAAACGTTCGCGCGCCCCATCTCAAGCCTACCTGAACGCAATGATCGAAGAGAGCCTCAAGGTGCCAGCGCGGGTGTGGCGTGAGACGTTCGCGTCGCTGCTGGAGTCCAACGACTCGGCCGAGCTCGCGGCGCTTCGCATGCCGACGCTGCTCGTGTGGGGCGACAGGGACACGATCATCGACCGGGAGGCTACCGAGTTCCTTGCTCGCTCGATCCCGTCGTCCAGCCTCCTGGTGTTTGAGGGCGTCGGACACACACCGCACTGGGAGGATCCGGAGCGGTTCTCGCGAGGCGTCGTCGCCTTCGTGGAACAGTGCGTCCACGACTAACCTGACCCCGTCGACCACGCCTCGCGCGGATACCAGCTAGCCCTTACTGACGCCAGACCATAGTGCGCGAGGAGCGCGTCGTATCCCGTGGTAGTATCTTGACGGCCACGTCGCGTCCGATTCGCGAAGCGCAGTAGCGCCAGTCGCGTGCGGTCTCCCCTCATACTGCTTCCATCCCCGCGTGACCCTTCTCTCTGTATCCAACGTCGGCGTGTCCTTCGGCGCCACGGAACTGTTCAAGGACATCACCTTCACCGTCGCCCAGGGCGAGCGGTGGGGCATCATCGGTCGCAACGGCGCGGGCAAAACGTCCATCTTCAAGGTCATCACCGGCGATCTGCAGCCCAATGTGGGGAGCGTCGCGCGCAAGCCGGGACTCCGGCACGCGCTGCTCGATCAGCACCGAGCCTTTGAGGGCGCCACCACGGTGTGGGAAGCGGGCGCTGCTGCCTGGCGCGAAGTCATGGCGCTCGAGCAACGCATCGCCGAGCAGGCCCTCGAACTGGGTGACATGGGCGAGCAGGTCACGGACGAATTCCTCGAACGGTTCGGGCGCGACCAGGAGCGATTCGCCGACATTGGCGGATACATCTATCACGCGCGCGTGGACGCCGTGCTGCAGGGTCTCGGCTTCGACGCCGAGGAATCGAAGACGCGGCTGGTGTCGACGCTGTCGGGCGGGGAGCGAGGACGTGTCGGCCTGGCGGCGCAACTCATCGCACCGGCCGATCTGCTGCTGCTGGACGAGCCCACTAATCACCTCGACCTCGACACCACCACCTGGCTCCAGGAGTGGCTGAGCGAGGCCGACGAGACAGTGATTGTCGTGTCGCACGATCGCGCCTTCATGGACGCGGTCTGCACCAACATTCTGCACGTCGAGGCGAAGTCGAGCGAATCGTACAAGGGCAACTACAGCCAGTTCGTGCCACA contains these protein-coding regions:
- a CDS encoding alpha/beta fold hydrolase; protein product: MPIMPAPRKIKLTSQLTLSYVDVGDPRARDVLVLIPGLSDSWRSYERVLPLLPASIRTIAISPRGHGDSDKPQTNYAVHDYAKDLGLLVDALALPKVVVAGHSSASLVARRFALDHAERVAGVILEGSFVRLGDHAASVGAAFAALKDPVARDFVRDFVGETFARPISSLPERNDRREPQGASAGVA
- a CDS encoding alpha/beta hydrolase, with the translated sequence MIEESLKVPARVWRETFASLLESNDSAELAALRMPTLLVWGDRDTIIDREATEFLARSIPSSSLLVFEGVGHTPHWEDPERFSRGVVAFVEQCVHD
- a CDS encoding S9 family peptidase; amino-acid sequence: MRASARDSTVVIPYGLSASFSADSRWLAYLVGVAPKERDRLLKDKKPVRNAFALRNLTTGETITIPDVSAFTFNPSGGFVSVTKYAAEGKKTNDVLVLDLAKGTRLLFSNVVEQQWSDAKPLFAFTVLVDGGAGNGVQLYDGASGSVRVLESAPNVYRALSWRPKSDDLAVLRSNVQKEFADTAHVILVWSGAGSAASTPRTLDAATATTFPTSVRIADYRRPTWSRDGRTLYFGVRQREPVADAPKKSDEKVSDVEIWHTNDVHVIPDQRSSEQRDLRATMLAAWRMQDGTVVQLGSDPNEATAVLEGDALATEVDRKPYPFGQKFGRRDQDLWTVDIASGSRKKLLTKVRELFPADPTGKRVPWFDGRDYWVVDVSSGARTNLTATLRASKGVDFVDRADDHPSDVLPSIGSPTWTRDGATMLVNSAYDVWALALDGSGGRRLTDGAREQLEHRVVSFVGFGASAADRAVDLAKPVYLALYGTRSKKSGYARLMPNGDVQRLALADASIASLSKADSTDRYAFVRQSFEESPNAYVAGADLATPQRWSETNAFQKEYAWGKAELMNFTSTIGKPLQAILYYPANYDAKKKYPMIVYTYELLSQGLHRYIVPRENDYYNANVFTQNGYFVLMPDIVFRPREPGIAVLHSVEAAVKSVIARGLVDPANIGHCGHSQGGYEAYYLATHSTLFKTAVAGAGITDMWSFAGQMHWSNVPEFDHWETGQFRMQVAPWEDPQAMIRNSPLNRVQVMAAKSILMEIGGEDPTVDMRQGVEFYNYARRAGKDAVMLLYPGEGHGLGKRENAIDYERRILQWFAHYLKGETSAKWITDGQTWLQRKALLDANK
- a CDS encoding cytochrome c biogenesis protein CcdC, producing MIPIPTSMLTGAAATLGGALVMLGWRMRETQRPVTVPLIVIPPLGMSTGFCMFLYPPSRIPLSWALGAFALGALVLAEPLRRSSRLEWRGTDIVLRRSRAFLWILVGLVAARFALRGYIGHLVSPMQTAGVLFVLAFGMISRWRVSMYMEYQRLVRAGPAIAT
- the glgC gene encoding glucose-1-phosphate adenylyltransferase, translated to MTPLHRHGTLARTAMAYVLAGGRGSRLYELTDRRAKPAVYFGGKTRIIDFALSNALNSGIRRIGVATQYKAHSLIRHLQRGWDFFRPERNESFDILPASQRVSETQWYEGTADAVFQNIDIIEAYHPEFMVVLAGDHVYKMDYELMLQQHVDQGADVTVGVLEVPRLEASGFGVMHVDASDRIVSFLEKPADPPGIPGNPDMALASMGIYVFNTAYLFELLRRDAADPTSSRDFGKDLIPYVVAHGKAVAHRFSTSCVKAESEVEAYWRDAGTVDAYWEANIDLTSVTPSLDLYDQNWPIWTYSEITPPAKFVHNEDSRRGLALNSLVSGGCIVSGARIHKTLLFTGVKVHSWAYLDGAVVQPYVDIGRSARLRNVVIDRGTRIPAGLVVGEDATLDAKRFRRTDKGRVLITQSMIDNLGK